One segment of Capnocytophaga sp. oral taxon 878 DNA contains the following:
- the rplP gene encoding 50S ribosomal protein L16 — protein MLQPKRTKYRKQQKGRMKGVSHRGALLSNGMFGIKSLDSAFITSRQIESARVAATRYMKREGQLWIKIFPDKPITKKPLEVRMGKGKGAVEYWAAVVKPGRIMFEVGGVPLEVAKEALRLAAQKLPVKTKFVVARDYQN, from the coding sequence ATGTTACAGCCTAAAAGAACGAAATATCGCAAACAGCAGAAAGGCAGAATGAAAGGAGTATCACATCGTGGTGCATTACTTTCAAATGGTATGTTCGGGATTAAATCATTGGATTCAGCATTCATTACTTCCCGCCAAATAGAATCTGCTCGTGTTGCTGCTACACGTTATATGAAACGTGAAGGACAACTTTGGATAAAGATATTCCCTGATAAGCCAATTACAAAGAAGCCTTTGGAAGTACGTATGGGTAAAGGTAAAGGTGCTGTGGAATATTGGGCAGCCGTAGTGAAACCAGGAAGAATAATGTTTGAAGTAGGTGGAGTGCCTTTGGAAGTAGCAAAAGAAGCTTTGCGTCTTGCTGCTCAAAAGCTACCTGTAAAAACTAAATTCGTTGTAGCGAGAGATTATCAAAATTAA
- the rplD gene encoding 50S ribosomal protein L4 — translation MEVAVLNIQGKETGRKVTLSDAVFGIEPNNHVIYLDVKRYLANKRQGTHKSKERNEVAGSTRKIKKQKGTGTARAGSVKSPVFVGGGRIFGPRPKDYTQTLTKNVKRLARRSALSAKLQGQALVVVEDLNFEAPKTKDFTAVVKSLGLENKKSLFVLPNTNNNVYLSSRNVPTSSVVTASELNTYQVVNATNVVLTESSVAVLESILTK, via the coding sequence ATGGAAGTAGCAGTATTAAACATACAAGGAAAAGAAACAGGTAGAAAGGTAACCCTTTCAGACGCTGTGTTCGGTATTGAGCCTAACAACCACGTGATTTACTTAGATGTAAAACGTTATTTAGCTAACAAACGTCAAGGAACTCACAAGTCTAAGGAAAGAAATGAAGTAGCTGGTAGTACTCGTAAAATTAAAAAACAAAAAGGTACAGGTACAGCTCGTGCAGGTAGTGTGAAATCACCAGTGTTTGTAGGAGGTGGTCGTATATTTGGTCCTCGTCCTAAAGATTACACACAAACACTTACCAAAAACGTAAAACGTTTGGCACGCCGCTCTGCTCTTAGTGCTAAACTTCAAGGTCAAGCTTTAGTAGTGGTTGAAGATTTGAATTTTGAGGCTCCAAAAACTAAAGATTTTACAGCTGTAGTGAAATCATTAGGTTTGGAGAATAAAAAATCACTTTTTGTATTGCCAAATACAAATAATAACGTATATTTGTCGTCTCGTAATGTTCCTACTTCAAGTGTAGTAACTGCTTCAGAACTAAACACTTACCAAGTAGTAAATGCTACTAATGTAGTTCTTACCGAGAGTTCAGTGGCTGTATTAGAGTCAATTTTAACAAAATAA
- the rplN gene encoding 50S ribosomal protein L14, with product MVQQESRLKVADNTGAKEVLTIRVLGGTKRRYASVGDKIVVTVKDATPNGNVKKGQVSTAVVVRTKKEVRRADGSYIRFDENACVLLNAAGEMRGTRVFGPVARELRDKQFMKIVSLAPEVL from the coding sequence ATGGTACAACAAGAATCAAGATTAAAAGTAGCCGATAATACAGGGGCTAAAGAAGTGTTAACCATTCGTGTGTTGGGTGGTACAAAACGCCGCTATGCTTCTGTAGGCGATAAGATTGTAGTTACCGTGAAAGATGCTACCCCTAACGGAAACGTTAAAAAAGGTCAAGTGTCTACTGCGGTGGTGGTAAGAACTAAAAAAGAAGTACGCCGTGCCGATGGTTCTTATATTCGTTTTGATGAAAACGCTTGTGTCCTTCTCAATGCAGCAGGCGAAATGAGAGGTACTCGTGTATTCGGTCCTGTAGCAAGAGAACTTCGTGATAAGCAATTTATGAAAATCGTTTCATTGGCACCCGAAGTGCTTTAA
- the rpmD gene encoding 50S ribosomal protein L30, translating to MAKLKVTQIKSSIKRPKDQKLTLEALGLTRIGITVEHDATPSILGMINKVKHLISIEEVK from the coding sequence ATGGCAAAACTTAAAGTAACACAAATCAAAAGTAGCATAAAACGCCCAAAAGACCAAAAGCTTACTTTGGAAGCTTTAGGGCTTACTCGCATAGGTATCACAGTTGAACACGATGCTACACCAAGTATTCTTGGTATGATAAATAAGGTAAAACACTTAATTTCTATAGAAGAAGTTAAATAA
- the rplV gene encoding 50S ribosomal protein L22, with product MGVRKREKATEIKEAKKSLAFAKLNNCPTSPRKMRLVADLVRGVEVDKALAILKFNQKEAAARLEKLLLSAIHNWRAKNENANEEEAGLFVKEIRVDGGAILKRLRPAPQGRAHRIRKRSNHITLVLGAKNFNTES from the coding sequence ATGGGAGTTAGAAAAAGAGAAAAAGCAACAGAAATAAAAGAAGCTAAGAAAAGCTTAGCATTTGCGAAGTTGAATAACTGCCCTACCTCGCCACGTAAAATGCGTTTGGTAGCCGACTTAGTGCGAGGCGTAGAGGTAGATAAAGCCCTTGCTATTTTGAAGTTCAACCAAAAAGAGGCAGCTGCTCGTTTAGAAAAATTACTTTTATCAGCTATTCATAACTGGAGAGCTAAAAATGAAAATGCTAACGAAGAAGAAGCTGGATTATTTGTTAAAGAAATACGCGTTGACGGAGGAGCTATCCTTAAACGTTTGCGCCCAGCCCCTCAAGGTAGAGCACACAGAATTAGAAAACGCTCAAACCATATAACTTTGGTTTTAGGAGCTAAAAATTTTAACACAGAAAGCTAA
- the rpmC gene encoding 50S ribosomal protein L29, which translates to MKQSEINKLTITELQEKLGEYKKSYADLKMAHAISSLEKPIQLRNVRRTIARLACELTKRELQ; encoded by the coding sequence ATGAAACAGTCTGAAATTAACAAATTGACAATTACTGAGCTACAAGAAAAGCTTGGTGAGTATAAGAAATCGTATGCAGATTTGAAAATGGCACACGCAATTTCGTCATTAGAGAAACCAATTCAGTTACGTAATGTAAGAAGAACTATTGCGAGATTGGCTTGTGAGCTAACTAAACGTGAATTACAATAA
- the rplO gene encoding 50S ribosomal protein L15, producing the protein MNLSNLQPAEGSIHREGKRVGRGQGSGKGGTSTRGHKGAKSRSGFSHKIGFEGGQMPLQRRVPKFGFKNFNRKEYIGINVGKLQELVDAGKITDKVDLETLVQLHIVKKTDLVKILGGGELKAKLNISVHKFTAGAKAAIEAVGGQAVTL; encoded by the coding sequence ATGAACTTGAGTAATTTACAACCCGCAGAGGGTTCAATTCACAGAGAAGGGAAGCGCGTAGGACGTGGGCAAGGTTCTGGTAAAGGAGGAACTTCAACCCGTGGACACAAAGGTGCTAAATCTCGTTCTGGCTTTTCTCACAAGATTGGCTTTGAAGGAGGACAGATGCCTTTACAAAGACGCGTACCAAAATTCGGTTTCAAAAACTTTAATCGTAAAGAATATATCGGTATTAATGTTGGCAAGTTACAAGAACTTGTAGATGCTGGTAAAATTACAGATAAGGTAGATCTTGAAACCTTAGTTCAGCTTCATATTGTTAAGAAAACCGACTTGGTTAAAATCTTAGGTGGAGGTGAATTAAAAGCCAAACTAAATATATCTGTTCATAAGTTTACCGCAGGAGCTAAAGCTGCTATTGAAGCAGTAGGCGGACAAGCTGTAACCTTGTAA
- the rpsE gene encoding 30S ribosomal protein S5 has translation MYQKYKNVEYVKPSGLELKDRLVGVQRVTKVTKGGRAFGFSAIVVVGDENGVVGHGLGKSKEVSEAIAKAVEDAKKNLVRIPLNGTTLPHEQKGKYGGARVFLQPATEGTGVIAGGAVRAVLESVGIHNVLSKSQGSSNPHNVVKATFDALLQLRSAKTIAQQRGISLEKLFKG, from the coding sequence ATGTATCAGAAATATAAAAATGTAGAATATGTGAAACCAAGTGGTCTTGAATTAAAAGATCGCTTGGTCGGAGTACAACGTGTTACTAAGGTAACTAAAGGTGGTCGTGCTTTCGGTTTCTCTGCTATAGTAGTAGTAGGTGATGAGAACGGTGTAGTTGGTCACGGACTTGGAAAATCAAAAGAAGTATCTGAAGCTATTGCTAAAGCAGTAGAAGATGCTAAAAAGAATCTTGTCCGTATTCCTCTTAATGGAACTACTCTTCCTCATGAACAAAAAGGTAAATATGGTGGTGCACGTGTGTTTTTACAACCTGCCACTGAAGGTACTGGAGTGATTGCAGGAGGTGCTGTTCGTGCAGTATTAGAATCAGTAGGTATCCACAACGTGCTTTCAAAATCACAAGGGTCATCAAACCCCCACAATGTGGTGAAAGCTACTTTCGATGCTTTGTTGCAACTACGTAGTGCAAAAACAATTGCACAGCAACGTGGTATCTCTTTAGAAAAATTGTTTAAAGGTTAA
- the rplW gene encoding 50S ribosomal protein L23, whose translation MSVLIKPVNTEKANANSELKNCYTFEVAKNANKIQIKNEVEATYGVKVGEVRTLNYAPKRTVRYTKTGLQLGKTNAVKKAVVQVIDGTIDFYSNI comes from the coding sequence ATGAGCGTATTAATAAAGCCTGTAAATACAGAAAAAGCAAACGCAAATAGTGAGCTTAAAAACTGCTATACATTTGAAGTAGCTAAAAACGCTAACAAAATTCAAATTAAAAATGAAGTAGAAGCTACTTATGGCGTTAAAGTTGGAGAGGTTCGTACTCTTAACTATGCACCTAAACGCACAGTGCGTTATACAAAAACAGGCTTGCAATTGGGTAAAACCAATGCTGTGAAAAAAGCAGTAGTGCAAGTAATTGACGGGACTATAGATTTTTATAGTAATATATAA
- the rpsC gene encoding 30S ribosomal protein S3 has protein sequence MGQKTNPIGNRLGIIRGWESNWYGGNDYGDKLAEDDKIRKYVQTRLSKASVAHVIIERTFKLVTVTITTARPGVIIGKGGQEVDKLKEELKKITGKDIQINIFEIKRPELDAALVAASIAHQIEGRVSYKRAIKMAIASAMRMNAEGIKVMISGRLNGAEMARSESFKEGRIPLSTFRADIDYAIDEAHTTYGRMGIKVWIMKGEIYGKRDLSPLVGMTKKTAAGGSGFSGKQNDKPSGAPKKARRKK, from the coding sequence ATGGGACAAAAAACAAATCCAATCGGAAATCGCCTTGGAATTATCAGAGGATGGGAGTCTAACTGGTATGGTGGCAATGATTACGGAGATAAACTTGCTGAGGACGACAAAATTAGAAAGTATGTTCAAACACGTTTATCAAAAGCTAGTGTTGCACACGTGATAATAGAACGTACTTTTAAGCTTGTAACAGTTACTATTACTACTGCTCGCCCAGGTGTAATTATTGGTAAAGGTGGACAGGAAGTAGATAAGCTTAAAGAGGAACTGAAAAAAATCACAGGTAAGGATATTCAAATTAACATCTTTGAAATTAAACGCCCTGAGCTAGATGCAGCTCTTGTAGCAGCAAGTATTGCTCATCAAATTGAAGGACGTGTATCGTACAAACGCGCTATCAAAATGGCAATAGCTTCTGCAATGCGCATGAATGCTGAAGGTATTAAAGTGATGATTTCTGGTCGTTTGAACGGAGCTGAAATGGCACGCTCTGAAAGCTTTAAAGAAGGTCGTATCCCTCTTTCTACTTTCCGCGCCGATATTGATTACGCTATTGATGAAGCTCACACTACCTACGGTCGTATGGGTATTAAAGTGTGGATTATGAAAGGCGAAATCTATGGTAAAAGAGATTTATCACCTCTTGTAGGAATGACTAAGAAAACTGCTGCTGGAGGTAGTGGTTTTTCAGGAAAACAAAATGACAAACCTTCGGGAGCTCCTAAAAAAGCGCGTCGTAAAAAGTAA
- the rplB gene encoding 50S ribosomal protein L2, with product MSVRKLKPITPGQRFRVVNEFDTITTDKPEKSLLVPLKKTGGRNNQGKMTMRYIGGGHKKKYRIVDFKRNKFGVEAKVVSIEYDPNRTAFIALVQYTDGEKRYIIAPAGLKVDQVVVSGQENVAPEIGNAMPLSQIPLGTVISCIELRPGQGANIARSAGTFAQLMAKDGRYATVKLPSGETRMILLTCLATIGAVSNSDHQLVLSGKAGRSRWLGRRPRTRAVVMNPVDHPMGGGEGRATGGHPRSRKGIPAKGYRTRSKTKASNKYIVERRKK from the coding sequence ATGTCAGTTAGAAAATTAAAACCGATTACCCCTGGTCAGCGTTTTAGAGTAGTAAACGAATTTGACACCATTACTACTGATAAGCCGGAAAAGAGTTTACTCGTTCCGTTGAAAAAGACTGGTGGTAGAAACAATCAAGGAAAAATGACCATGCGTTATATAGGTGGTGGTCATAAGAAGAAGTATCGTATTGTCGATTTCAAACGTAACAAGTTTGGTGTTGAAGCTAAAGTAGTTTCGATTGAATACGACCCTAACAGAACAGCATTCATTGCTTTGGTACAATATACCGACGGTGAGAAACGTTATATCATCGCTCCTGCCGGTTTAAAAGTTGACCAAGTAGTAGTTTCAGGACAAGAAAATGTAGCTCCTGAAATTGGAAATGCAATGCCGCTTTCTCAAATTCCGTTAGGTACTGTAATTTCTTGTATTGAATTGCGTCCAGGACAAGGAGCTAATATAGCACGCTCTGCTGGAACTTTTGCACAATTAATGGCGAAAGATGGAAGATATGCAACTGTAAAATTGCCTTCAGGTGAAACTCGTATGATTTTGCTTACTTGCTTGGCTACTATAGGAGCTGTATCAAACTCTGACCACCAATTGGTGCTTTCAGGAAAAGCAGGACGTTCACGCTGGTTAGGTCGTCGTCCTCGTACACGTGCTGTAGTAATGAACCCTGTTGATCACCCAATGGGTGGTGGTGAAGGTCGTGCTACTGGTGGACACCCACGCTCACGTAAAGGTATACCTGCTAAAGGTTACAGAACTCGTTCTAAAACCAAAGCAAGTAATAAGTATATTGTAGAACGCAGAAAAAAATAA
- the rplF gene encoding 50S ribosomal protein L6, which translates to MSRIGKAPINIPAGVTVTIKDNVVTVKGKLGELTQEVKDIAVKQEDGHLVFETTNSTKEQNAKHGLYRALVHNMVVGVSEGFTKELELVGVGYRATNQGQKLDLALGFSHNILLELPKEIKLETVNEKGKNPIIKLTSHDKQLLGQVAAKIRSFRKPEPYKGKGVKFVGEVLRRKAGKSA; encoded by the coding sequence ATGTCAAGAATAGGTAAAGCACCCATCAATATTCCTGCAGGAGTTACCGTTACTATTAAAGATAATGTGGTAACTGTTAAAGGAAAATTAGGCGAATTAACCCAAGAGGTTAAAGACATTGCTGTAAAGCAAGAAGATGGTCATTTAGTGTTTGAAACTACCAATAGTACCAAAGAACAAAATGCTAAACATGGTTTATACCGTGCTTTAGTTCATAATATGGTAGTTGGTGTTTCAGAAGGATTCACTAAAGAATTAGAATTAGTAGGGGTAGGTTACCGTGCTACAAATCAAGGGCAAAAACTTGATTTAGCTCTCGGTTTCTCACATAATATCCTTTTAGAACTGCCAAAAGAAATTAAACTTGAAACAGTGAATGAAAAAGGTAAGAACCCTATTATTAAATTGACTTCTCATGATAAGCAGTTACTTGGTCAAGTAGCAGCTAAAATCCGTAGTTTCCGCAAACCTGAGCCTTATAAAGGGAAAGGTGTTAAATTTGTGGGTGAGGTACTGAGAAGAAAAGCAGGTAAATCAGCTTAA
- the rplR gene encoding 50S ribosomal protein L18: MALSKIERRQRIKSRIRKIVKGTAEQPRLSVFRSNNEIYVQIIDDTKGTTLLAASSRDKEISAVKGTKIEKAALVGKAIAEKALKQGIEKVSFDRGGYLYHGRVKSLADGAREVGLKF; encoded by the coding sequence ATGGCATTATCAAAAATAGAAAGAAGACAACGTATTAAAAGCAGAATCAGGAAGATTGTAAAAGGTACTGCGGAGCAACCACGTCTATCAGTATTTAGAAGTAATAATGAAATCTATGTGCAAATCATAGACGACACCAAAGGTACAACCCTGTTGGCTGCATCTTCACGCGATAAAGAAATTAGTGCTGTAAAAGGTACTAAAATTGAAAAAGCCGCTTTGGTAGGTAAAGCTATTGCTGAAAAAGCTTTGAAACAAGGTATTGAGAAAGTATCCTTCGATCGTGGAGGTTATCTTTACCACGGACGAGTAAAATCACTAGCAGACGGTGCCAGAGAAGTCGGACTTAAATTCTAA
- the rplX gene encoding 50S ribosomal protein L24, which yields MKLKIKTGDTVRVIAGEHKGEEGKVLRVDREKNKAIVEGVNLVKKHTKPNAQAPQGGIVEKEAYIHISNLSLIDPKTKKVTRVGYELRDGKKVRISKKSNVEI from the coding sequence ATGAAACTAAAAATTAAAACTGGAGATACCGTAAGAGTAATTGCTGGTGAGCACAAAGGTGAAGAAGGCAAAGTATTACGTGTGGATCGCGAAAAGAATAAGGCGATTGTAGAGGGTGTAAATTTAGTGAAAAAACACACTAAACCTAATGCCCAAGCTCCACAAGGAGGAATCGTTGAAAAAGAGGCTTATATTCACATTTCTAACCTATCACTTATTGATCCTAAAACGAAAAAAGTAACTCGTGTAGGGTATGAATTACGTGATGGTAAAAAAGTGCGAATTTCTAAAAAATCAAATGTAGAAATATAG
- the rplC gene encoding 50S ribosomal protein L3 yields the protein MSGLIGKKVGMTSIFDENGKNVPCTIIEAGPCVVTQVRTKEVDGYEALQLGFDDKAEKRATKAELGHFKKAGTAPKKRVVEFQGFEDTYKLGDTITVDYFTEGEFVDVTGISKGKGFQGVVRRHGFGGVGQTTHGQHNRLRAPGSVGASSYPSRVFKGMRMAGRMGAEKVTVQNLKVLKVVAEKNLLVVKGCIPGHKNAYVTIHK from the coding sequence ATGTCTGGGTTAATTGGAAAAAAAGTAGGCATGACCAGCATTTTCGATGAGAATGGAAAAAATGTTCCTTGCACCATCATAGAAGCAGGTCCTTGCGTAGTTACCCAAGTCAGAACCAAAGAGGTTGATGGCTATGAAGCGCTTCAACTTGGTTTCGATGACAAAGCAGAAAAACGAGCTACCAAAGCAGAGCTTGGTCACTTTAAAAAAGCTGGTACTGCTCCTAAAAAAAGAGTCGTTGAGTTCCAAGGATTTGAAGACACTTACAAATTAGGTGATACTATCACCGTTGATTATTTTACCGAAGGAGAGTTTGTAGATGTTACAGGTATCTCAAAAGGTAAAGGATTCCAAGGGGTTGTTCGTCGCCACGGATTTGGTGGTGTAGGACAAACTACTCACGGGCAACACAACCGCCTAAGAGCTCCAGGATCAGTAGGTGCTTCATCATACCCTTCACGCGTGTTTAAAGGAATGCGTATGGCGGGCAGAATGGGCGCAGAAAAGGTAACAGTACAAAACTTAAAAGTATTGAAAGTGGTTGCTGAGAAAAATCTTTTAGTAGTAAAAGGTTGTATTCCAGGTCACAAAAATGCTTACGTAACTATTCACAAATAA
- the rpsH gene encoding 30S ribosomal protein S8: protein MYTDPIADYLTRIRNANNARHRVVEIPASKLKKEITKILFDQGFILSYQFDDSTVQGTIKIALKYDKETKEPVIRHIERASRPGLRKYAGADNLPRVLNGLGIAIISTSQGVMTGKKARELNIGGEVICYVY from the coding sequence ATGTATACAGATCCTATCGCAGATTATTTAACAAGAATTAGAAATGCTAATAATGCAAGGCACAGAGTCGTAGAAATTCCCGCTTCTAAACTTAAAAAGGAAATCACTAAAATCCTTTTTGACCAAGGGTTTATTTTAAGTTATCAATTTGATGATTCTACTGTACAAGGTACTATCAAAATAGCTTTAAAATACGACAAAGAAACTAAGGAGCCAGTTATTAGGCATATTGAACGCGCTAGCCGTCCAGGACTTAGAAAGTATGCTGGAGCTGATAACCTGCCTCGTGTATTGAATGGACTTGGTATTGCAATCATTTCAACTTCTCAAGGTGTAATGACAGGCAAAAAAGCCAGAGAACTCAATATCGGGGGCGAGGTAATATGTTATGTTTACTAA
- the rpsS gene encoding 30S ribosomal protein S19 encodes MARSLKKGPYVHYSLEKKIQQNIQSGKKNVIKTWSRASMITPDFVGQTIAVHNGRQFVPVYITENMVGHKLGEFSPTRSFRGHAGAKNKGKK; translated from the coding sequence ATGGCACGTTCATTAAAAAAAGGACCTTACGTTCACTATAGCTTAGAAAAAAAGATTCAACAAAATATTCAATCAGGTAAGAAGAATGTTATCAAAACTTGGTCACGCGCTTCAATGATTACTCCAGATTTTGTGGGTCAGACTATAGCAGTGCACAATGGTCGTCAGTTTGTTCCTGTATATATTACTGAAAATATGGTGGGACATAAATTAGGAGAATTTTCACCTACGCGTTCATTCCGTGGACACGCTGGTGCAAAGAATAAAGGTAAAAAATAA
- the rplE gene encoding 50S ribosomal protein L5, with protein sequence MAYVPRLKQEYNERIIAALKEEFSYKNVMQVPKLEKIVVSRGVGSAVSDKKQIDYAIDELTKITGQKAIATYSKKDVASFKLRKGMPIGAKVTLRGERMYEFLDRLITTALPRVRDFQGVKADGFDGRGNYNLGITEQIIFPEIDIDKINKIAGMDVTFVTSAHTDKEAKSLLSELGLPFKKN encoded by the coding sequence ATGGCTTACGTACCTAGACTAAAACAGGAATACAATGAGCGCATTATTGCTGCTCTTAAAGAAGAATTTAGCTACAAAAATGTAATGCAGGTTCCTAAACTTGAAAAAATAGTTGTGAGCCGTGGCGTAGGTTCAGCAGTATCTGATAAAAAACAAATAGATTATGCTATTGATGAACTTACAAAAATTACAGGGCAAAAAGCAATCGCTACCTATTCTAAAAAGGACGTTGCATCATTTAAACTCCGCAAAGGTATGCCCATTGGTGCTAAAGTAACACTTCGTGGTGAAAGAATGTATGAGTTTCTTGATAGGCTCATTACTACAGCTCTACCTCGAGTGAGAGACTTTCAAGGAGTGAAAGCTGATGGTTTTGATGGTAGAGGTAATTACAATTTAGGTATTACCGAGCAAATTATCTTCCCTGAGATTGATATTGATAAAATCAATAAGATAGCAGGTATGGATGTTACCTTTGTAACTTCAGCCCACACGGATAAAGAAGCTAAATCATTATTAAGCGAATTAGGATTACCTTTTAAAAAGAACTAA
- the rpsQ gene encoding 30S ribosomal protein S17, translating into MEKRNLRKERIGVVTSNKMDKSIVVSEVKRVKHPMYGKFVLRTKKYVAHDEKNDCNIGDTVRIMETRPLSKTKCWRLVEIIERAK; encoded by the coding sequence ATGGAAAAAAGAAATTTAAGAAAAGAAAGAATAGGGGTTGTTACAAGCAACAAAATGGATAAATCTATCGTCGTTTCAGAAGTGAAACGTGTAAAACACCCTATGTATGGTAAGTTCGTATTGCGCACAAAAAAATATGTTGCGCATGACGAAAAGAATGATTGCAATATTGGTGATACAGTGCGCATAATGGAAACACGCCCACTTAGTAAAACCAAATGCTGGAGATTAGTTGAAATCATTGAAAGAGCTAAGTAA
- the rpsN gene encoding 30S ribosomal protein S14, translated as MAKESMKAREVKRQKLVAKYAAKRKALKEAGDYEALQLIPKNASPVRLHNRCKLTGRPKGYMRTFGISRVLFREMANKGLIPGVKKASW; from the coding sequence ATGGCTAAAGAATCAATGAAAGCCCGCGAGGTGAAAAGACAAAAGTTAGTAGCTAAATATGCTGCAAAACGCAAAGCATTAAAGGAAGCTGGTGATTACGAAGCACTTCAGTTAATCCCTAAAAACGCTTCACCAGTACGTTTGCACAATCGTTGTAAGCTTACCGGACGCCCTAAAGGGTATATGCGAACTTTTGGAATTTCACGTGTTTTATTCCGCGAAATGGCAAATAAGGGATTAATTCCTGGTGTAAAAAAAGCAAGTTGGTAA